A single window of Actinoallomurus bryophytorum DNA harbors:
- a CDS encoding DNA repair helicase XPB yields the protein MTDGPLIVQSDKTLLLEVDHDSAAECRKAIAPFAELERAPEHVHTYRITPLALWNARAAGHDAEQVVDALISFARYPVPHALLVDIAETMGRYGRLRLEKNPVHGLVLASSDRAVLEEVLRARKLQSMFGTRVDDDTVAVHPSERGTLKQALLKIGWPAEDLAGYVDGEAHQIDLVENGWGLRGYQRDAAESFWHGGSGVVVLPCGAGKTIVGAAAMAHASATTLILVTNTVSAHQWKQELLKRTTLTEEEIGEYTGTKKQIRPVTIATYQVMTTRRKGVYTHLELFDARDWGLVLYDEVHLLPAPIFRMTADLQTRRRLGLTATLVREDGREGDVFSLIGPKRYDAPWKEMEAQGWIAPADCVEVRVTLTESERLAYATAEQEDRYRFCATTPTKSSVVEALVERHRGDQTLVIGQYIDQLDELGERLNAPVIKGETKIKERERLFDAFRSGEISVLIVSKVANFSIDLPEAAVAVQVSGTFGSRQEEAQRLGRVLRPKASGKGARFYSVVARDTLDQDYAAHRQRFLAEQGYAYRIIDADDVFADKEI from the coding sequence GTGACCGACGGCCCGCTCATCGTCCAGTCCGACAAGACCCTCCTGCTCGAGGTCGACCACGACTCGGCCGCCGAGTGCCGCAAGGCGATCGCACCGTTCGCCGAGCTGGAGCGTGCCCCGGAACACGTCCACACCTACCGGATCACGCCCCTGGCGCTGTGGAACGCGCGCGCCGCGGGCCACGACGCCGAGCAGGTGGTCGACGCGCTCATCAGCTTCGCGCGCTACCCGGTCCCGCACGCCCTTCTCGTGGACATCGCCGAGACCATGGGCCGGTACGGACGGCTACGGCTGGAGAAGAATCCCGTGCACGGCCTGGTGCTCGCGTCGTCGGACCGTGCGGTGCTGGAGGAGGTACTGCGCGCGCGGAAGCTCCAGTCGATGTTCGGCACACGCGTCGACGACGACACCGTGGCGGTGCACCCCAGCGAGCGCGGCACGCTCAAGCAGGCGCTGCTGAAGATCGGCTGGCCGGCCGAGGACCTCGCCGGGTACGTCGACGGCGAGGCGCACCAGATCGACCTGGTCGAGAACGGCTGGGGCCTGCGCGGCTACCAGCGCGACGCGGCGGAGTCCTTCTGGCACGGCGGCTCCGGAGTGGTCGTGCTGCCCTGTGGCGCGGGCAAGACGATCGTCGGCGCCGCGGCGATGGCGCACGCGTCGGCCACCACCCTGATCCTGGTCACCAACACCGTCTCCGCGCACCAGTGGAAGCAGGAGCTGCTGAAGCGCACGACGCTGACCGAGGAGGAGATCGGGGAGTACACCGGCACCAAGAAGCAGATCCGTCCCGTCACCATCGCGACGTACCAGGTCATGACGACCCGGCGGAAGGGCGTCTACACCCACCTGGAGCTGTTCGACGCGCGTGACTGGGGCCTGGTGCTGTACGACGAGGTGCACCTCCTGCCGGCGCCGATCTTCCGGATGACCGCCGACCTGCAGACCCGCCGCCGCCTCGGCCTGACCGCGACCCTCGTACGCGAGGACGGCCGCGAGGGCGATGTGTTCTCCCTCATCGGCCCGAAGCGCTACGACGCTCCGTGGAAGGAGATGGAGGCACAGGGCTGGATCGCCCCGGCGGACTGCGTCGAGGTACGCGTGACGCTGACCGAGTCCGAGCGCCTCGCGTACGCGACGGCCGAGCAGGAGGACCGCTACCGGTTCTGCGCCACCACCCCGACGAAGTCCTCGGTGGTCGAGGCCCTGGTCGAGCGCCATCGCGGCGACCAGACCCTGGTGATCGGCCAGTACATCGACCAGCTCGACGAGCTCGGTGAGCGTCTCAACGCTCCCGTGATCAAGGGTGAGACCAAGATCAAGGAGCGCGAGCGTCTGTTCGACGCCTTCCGCAGCGGCGAGATCTCGGTGCTGATCGTCTCCAAGGTCGCCAACTTCTCCATCGACCTGCCCGAGGCGGCCGTGGCCGTCCAGGTGTCGGGCACGTTCGGGTCGCGGCAGGAGGAGGCCCAGCGGCTCGGCCGGGTGCTCCGGCCGAAGGCGTCCGGCAAGGGCGCGCGTTTCTACTCCGTCGTCGCGCGCGACACCCTCGACCAGGACTACGCCGCCCACCGGCAGCGTTTCCTCGCCGAGCAGGGCTACGCCTACCGCATCATCGACGCCGACGACGTCTTCGCCGACAAGGAGATCTGA
- a CDS encoding alpha/beta fold hydrolase yields the protein MPVVTSADGTVIAYERTGSGPALVLVDGALCHRGGGPMRPLAALLRDGFTVYAYDRRGRGESSDTTPYAVDREIEDLQALIEEAGGTAYVYGISSGAALALAAAAAGPSITKVALYEPPFMAEVEDGARITDYSERLSELLDARRDGDAVELFMTNVGVPAPAVAGIRAQPGWAALEAVAPTLAYDDQVLGDGGVPRDLAAAVTVPALVLAGTGSPQGLQQAAKATADALPTAGHLTLEGQTHDVSPEALAPALAAFFAA from the coding sequence ATGCCGGTTGTCACCTCGGCCGACGGCACCGTGATCGCGTACGAGCGCACCGGCAGCGGGCCGGCGCTCGTCCTCGTCGACGGAGCCCTGTGCCATCGCGGGGGAGGGCCCATGCGGCCACTCGCCGCCCTGCTGCGGGACGGCTTCACCGTCTACGCCTACGACCGCCGGGGGCGGGGTGAAAGCTCCGACACGACGCCGTACGCGGTCGACCGGGAGATCGAGGACCTCCAGGCCCTCATCGAGGAGGCCGGGGGTACGGCCTACGTCTACGGGATCTCCTCGGGAGCCGCTCTCGCCCTGGCGGCCGCGGCCGCCGGCCCGTCGATCACCAAGGTGGCGCTCTACGAGCCGCCGTTCATGGCCGAGGTCGAGGACGGTGCGCGGATCACGGACTACTCCGAGCGGCTGAGCGAGCTGCTCGACGCACGGCGCGACGGCGACGCGGTGGAGCTGTTCATGACGAACGTCGGTGTTCCCGCGCCGGCCGTGGCCGGCATCCGGGCACAGCCGGGCTGGGCCGCCCTGGAGGCGGTCGCCCCGACGCTCGCCTACGACGACCAGGTGCTCGGCGACGGTGGCGTGCCGCGCGACCTGGCCGCGGCGGTCACCGTCCCGGCACTGGTCCTCGCCGGGACCGGCAGCCCGCAGGGTCTCCAGCAGGCCGCGAAGGCCACCGCGGACGCGCTCCCCACCGCCGGGCACCTGACCCTCGAGGGCCAGACGCACGACGTGTCCCCGGAGGCGCTGGCCCCCGCGCTGGCCGCCTTCTTCGCCGCCTGA
- a CDS encoding SRPBCC family protein, with translation MTGTGELTYRRVHRASPELLFDCMTTPEHLAHFWGPAGTSTPVGDIVIDLRPGGVFETTMVNDADGSTYTMRAVYAEIHRPDRLVWIEPGVEGGMRTTITFVDLEDGRTEVVTHQTNVPEAYLGAEARAGFATSLDRFDVYVAGLRDAQEHPRS, from the coding sequence ATGACCGGGACGGGCGAGCTCACCTACCGGCGGGTGCATCGGGCCTCGCCCGAGCTGCTGTTCGACTGCATGACCACGCCGGAGCACCTCGCGCACTTCTGGGGTCCGGCCGGGACGAGCACGCCGGTCGGCGACATCGTCATCGACCTGAGGCCCGGCGGGGTCTTCGAGACCACCATGGTCAACGATGCCGACGGCAGCACCTACACCATGCGGGCCGTCTACGCCGAGATCCACCGGCCCGACCGCCTGGTGTGGATCGAGCCCGGCGTCGAGGGCGGCATGCGGACGACGATCACCTTCGTGGACCTGGAGGACGGGCGCACCGAGGTGGTCACCCATCAGACCAACGTGCCGGAGGCCTACCTCGGCGCCGAGGCGAGGGCCGGGTTCGCCACCAGCCTCGACCGCTTCGACGTCTACGTGGCCGGCCTGCGCGACGCCCAGGAACATCCACGGAGTTAG
- a CDS encoding ArsR/SmtB family transcription factor → MAVVEDDLTLVFSALADPTRRAILERLAQGDATVNELAEPFAMTQQAVSKHVKVLEHARLISRTRTAQARPCVLETVRLDAAVGWIARHRQVWSDRHDRLEEHLAVLRAGRRDDEETTR, encoded by the coding sequence ATGGCAGTCGTTGAAGACGATTTGACGCTGGTGTTCTCGGCGCTGGCCGATCCCACCAGGCGGGCGATCCTGGAGCGCCTGGCCCAGGGCGACGCGACGGTGAACGAGCTCGCCGAGCCGTTCGCGATGACCCAGCAGGCGGTCTCCAAGCACGTCAAGGTGCTCGAGCACGCCCGCCTCATCTCGCGTACCCGGACCGCGCAGGCACGGCCCTGCGTTCTGGAGACGGTGCGTCTCGACGCGGCCGTCGGCTGGATCGCGCGTCACCGGCAGGTCTGGTCCGACCGGCACGACCGCCTGGAAGAGCACCTGGCCGTCCTGCGGGCCGGGCGGCGCGACGACGAGGAGACGACGCGATGA
- a CDS encoding ArsR/SmtB family transcription factor yields the protein MDAVFKALADATRRRLLDSLNARNGQTLRELCAESGMSRQAVTKHLTVLEAAGLVTTVRQGREKLHYLNAAPINQITERWINRYDRTRVHALADLKSALEDAPMTKPEFVYVTHIKTTPEKLWQALTDPAFTARYWGVEFESDWTEGAPMVWRERGAETRDPEQVVLVSDPYRRLSYTWHTFTAEWAESGDVPEETLKAYAAEPRTQVTFDIEPTASAVKLTVTHGGFEPGSEILKGVSNGWPVILSSLKTLLESGEPL from the coding sequence ATGGACGCGGTCTTCAAGGCACTCGCGGACGCGACGCGGCGCAGGCTGCTCGACAGTCTGAACGCCCGCAACGGCCAGACCCTGCGCGAGCTGTGCGCCGAGTCCGGCATGAGCCGGCAGGCCGTCACCAAGCACCTGACCGTCCTGGAGGCGGCAGGCCTGGTCACGACGGTCCGGCAGGGCCGGGAGAAGCTGCACTACCTCAACGCCGCACCCATCAACCAGATCACCGAGCGCTGGATCAACCGCTACGACCGTACGCGGGTGCACGCACTCGCCGATCTGAAGTCCGCACTGGAGGACGCCCCGATGACCAAGCCCGAGTTCGTCTACGTCACCCACATCAAGACGACGCCGGAGAAGCTGTGGCAGGCGCTCACCGACCCGGCGTTCACCGCCCGCTACTGGGGCGTGGAGTTCGAGTCCGACTGGACCGAGGGAGCGCCCATGGTCTGGCGGGAGCGCGGCGCGGAGACCCGCGACCCTGAGCAGGTGGTCCTCGTCTCCGACCCCTACCGGCGGCTCTCCTACACCTGGCACACCTTCACCGCGGAGTGGGCGGAGTCGGGCGACGTGCCCGAGGAGACCCTGAAGGCCTACGCCGCGGAACCCCGGACCCAGGTGACCTTCGACATCGAGCCGACCGCGTCGGCCGTCAAGCTGACCGTCACCCACGGTGGCTTCGAGCCCGGCAGCGAGATCCTCAAGGGCGTCAGCAACGGCTGGCCGGTGATCCTGTCCAGTCTCAAGACGCTGCTGGAGTCCGGTGAGCCCCTCTAG
- the groL gene encoding chaperonin GroEL (60 kDa chaperone family; promotes refolding of misfolded polypeptides especially under stressful conditions; forms two stacked rings of heptamers to form a barrel-shaped 14mer; ends can be capped by GroES; misfolded proteins enter the barrel where they are refolded when GroES binds), with translation MAAKMIAFDEEARRGLERGMNQLADAVKVTLGPKGRNVVLEKKWGAPTITNDGVSIAKEIELEDPWEKIGAELVKEVAKKTDDVAGDGTTTATVLAQALVREGLRNVAAGANPMSLKRGIESAVERVSEELSKIAKDVETKEQIASTASISAGDPSIGEMIAEAMDKVGKEGVITVEESQTFGLELELTEGMRFDKGYVSHYFVTDPERMEAVFDDPYILIASSKISANKDLVPVLEQVMQSGKPMVIIAEDVEGEALATLIVNKIRGVFKSVAVKAPGFGDRRKAMLQDIAILTGGQVVSEDIGLKLENTTLDMLGQAKRLVVTKDETTVVDGAGNSEDIAGRVNEIRVEIENSDSDYDREKLQERLAKLAGGVAVIKAGAATEVELKERKHRIEDAVRNAKAAVEEGIVPGGGVALLQAGAGAFDKIELEGDEATGATIVKRALEEPLKQIAINAGLEGGVVAERVRSLPPGEGLNAATGEYVNMFDAGIIDPAKVTRSALQNAASIAALFLTTEAVIAEKPEKNAAPAAPDAGGMDF, from the coding sequence ATGGCTGCAAAGATGATCGCGTTCGACGAGGAAGCACGACGCGGCCTCGAACGCGGCATGAACCAGCTCGCCGACGCCGTGAAGGTCACCCTTGGCCCCAAGGGTCGCAACGTCGTGCTGGAGAAGAAGTGGGGCGCCCCCACGATCACCAACGACGGTGTCTCGATCGCGAAGGAGATCGAGCTCGAGGACCCGTGGGAGAAGATCGGGGCCGAGCTCGTCAAGGAGGTCGCGAAGAAGACCGACGACGTCGCGGGCGACGGCACCACCACGGCAACCGTTCTGGCTCAGGCGCTGGTCCGCGAGGGCCTGCGCAACGTCGCCGCCGGCGCCAACCCGATGTCCCTCAAGCGGGGCATCGAGTCCGCCGTCGAGCGCGTGAGCGAGGAGCTTTCCAAGATTGCCAAGGATGTGGAGACCAAGGAGCAGATCGCTTCCACGGCCTCCATCTCCGCCGGCGACCCCTCGATCGGCGAGATGATCGCCGAAGCGATGGACAAGGTCGGCAAGGAAGGCGTCATCACCGTCGAGGAGAGCCAGACCTTCGGCCTCGAGCTTGAGCTCACCGAGGGCATGCGCTTCGACAAGGGATACGTCTCCCACTACTTCGTGACCGACCCGGAGCGTATGGAGGCCGTCTTCGACGACCCGTACATCCTGATCGCCAGCTCGAAGATCTCGGCCAACAAGGACCTCGTGCCGGTTCTCGAGCAGGTCATGCAGAGTGGCAAGCCGATGGTCATCATCGCCGAGGACGTCGAGGGCGAGGCCCTGGCCACGCTGATCGTCAACAAGATCCGCGGTGTCTTCAAGTCCGTCGCCGTCAAGGCTCCGGGCTTCGGTGACCGCCGCAAGGCCATGCTGCAGGACATCGCGATCCTGACCGGTGGCCAGGTCGTCAGCGAGGACATCGGCCTCAAGCTGGAGAACACCACGCTCGACATGCTCGGCCAGGCCAAGCGTCTCGTGGTGACCAAGGACGAGACCACCGTCGTCGATGGCGCCGGCAACTCCGAGGACATCGCGGGCCGGGTCAACGAGATCCGGGTCGAGATCGAGAACAGCGACTCGGACTACGACCGCGAGAAGCTCCAGGAGCGCCTCGCCAAGCTGGCCGGCGGCGTCGCCGTCATCAAGGCCGGCGCGGCGACCGAGGTCGAGCTCAAGGAGCGCAAGCACCGCATCGAGGACGCCGTCCGCAACGCGAAGGCAGCCGTTGAGGAGGGCATCGTCCCCGGTGGTGGCGTCGCGCTGCTGCAGGCGGGTGCCGGTGCGTTCGACAAGATCGAGCTTGAGGGCGACGAGGCCACTGGTGCCACGATCGTCAAGCGCGCTCTCGAAGAGCCGCTCAAGCAGATCGCGATCAACGCCGGCCTCGAGGGCGGCGTCGTGGCGGAGCGGGTTCGCTCGCTCCCGCCGGGCGAGGGCCTCAACGCCGCGACCGGTGAGTACGTCAACATGTTCGACGCCGGGATCATCGACCCGGCCAAGGTGACGCGTTCGGCACTGCAGAACGCCGCTTCCATCGCGGCGCTCTTCCTGACGACCGAGGCCGTCATCGCGGAAAAGCCCGAGAAGAACGCGGCTCCGGCCGCTCCTGACGCGGGTGGCATGGACTTCTAG
- a CDS encoding cold-shock protein → MAQGTVKWFNADKGYGFIAVDGGRDVFVHYSAIVADGYRSLEQGQRVEFEITQSDRGPQAESVRML, encoded by the coding sequence ATGGCACAAGGCACCGTCAAGTGGTTCAACGCGGACAAAGGCTACGGCTTCATCGCGGTCGACGGTGGCAGGGACGTGTTCGTGCACTATTCGGCCATCGTGGCTGATGGCTACCGCAGCCTTGAGCAGGGGCAGCGGGTCGAGTTCGAGATCACACAGAGCGACCGGGGTCCGCAGGCGGAGTCGGTCCGCATGCTCTGA
- a CDS encoding MoaD/ThiS family protein — MSSISVRIPTILRSYTGGESEVKASGATVREVVADLDASFSGIAARILDENGKIRRFVNVYVGEEDVRFADGLDTVTPDGAQISIIPAVAGG; from the coding sequence ATGAGCTCGATCAGCGTGCGAATCCCCACGATCCTGCGCAGCTACACGGGTGGCGAGTCCGAGGTGAAGGCCTCGGGAGCGACGGTACGAGAGGTCGTCGCCGACCTGGACGCCAGTTTCTCCGGGATTGCTGCCCGAATCCTTGATGAAAACGGCAAGATCCGCCGTTTTGTGAATGTTTACGTGGGTGAAGAGGATGTGCGCTTCGCCGACGGACTCGACACCGTTACGCCCGATGGCGCGCAGATCTCGATCATCCCCGCGGTGGCCGGCGGCTAG
- the thrC gene encoding threonine synthase has product MSLTAVPNLGPATALTCRECGQSYDLGPRYACEQCFGPLEVTYDYSNVSRERIEAGPRNIWRYRDLLPVPPNVTETPNTEPGFTRLVRSDNLAESLGLRSLWVKDDSGNPTHSFKDRVVGVALAAARELGFKVLACPSTGNLANAVAAAAARAGIRSAVFVPSNLEQQKIVATAVYGGTFVTVDGNYDDVNRLASEIAGEQEDWAFVNVNVRPYYAEGSKTIGYEVAEQLGWRLPDQIVVPIASGAQLTKIDKAFQELITLGLVEDKPYKVFGAQATGCSPVAAAFKAGHDVVRPVKPDTIAKSLAIGNPADGPYVLDAVRRTGGAIEDVSDEEVIEGIGLLARTEGIFGETAGGVTLASLRKLVASGALDPAAETVMINSGDGLKTLDAVAAVARPSANIAPSFDAFRKAGLA; this is encoded by the coding sequence ATGTCGCTGACTGCCGTCCCGAACCTCGGCCCCGCGACCGCACTCACCTGCCGTGAGTGCGGACAGTCCTACGATCTCGGCCCGCGCTACGCCTGTGAGCAGTGTTTCGGCCCGCTCGAGGTCACCTACGACTACTCCAACGTGAGTCGTGAGCGGATCGAGGCGGGTCCCCGCAACATCTGGCGCTACCGTGACCTGCTTCCGGTGCCGCCGAACGTCACCGAGACACCCAACACCGAGCCCGGCTTCACCCGCCTGGTCCGCTCCGACAACCTCGCCGAGTCGCTCGGCCTGCGGTCGCTGTGGGTCAAGGACGACAGCGGCAACCCCACGCACTCCTTCAAGGACCGGGTCGTCGGAGTCGCACTGGCGGCCGCGCGCGAGCTCGGCTTCAAGGTGCTGGCCTGCCCGTCCACGGGCAACCTCGCCAACGCGGTGGCCGCCGCTGCGGCACGCGCGGGCATCCGCAGCGCGGTGTTCGTACCCTCGAACCTCGAGCAGCAGAAGATCGTCGCCACCGCGGTGTACGGCGGGACGTTCGTGACCGTCGACGGCAACTACGACGACGTCAACCGGCTGGCCTCCGAGATCGCCGGCGAGCAGGAGGACTGGGCGTTCGTCAACGTCAACGTCCGCCCGTACTACGCCGAGGGTTCCAAGACGATCGGATACGAGGTGGCCGAGCAGCTCGGCTGGCGCCTCCCCGACCAGATCGTGGTGCCGATCGCCTCCGGCGCGCAGCTCACCAAGATCGACAAGGCGTTCCAGGAGCTCATCACGCTCGGCCTGGTGGAGGACAAGCCGTACAAGGTGTTCGGCGCCCAGGCGACCGGCTGCTCGCCGGTGGCCGCGGCGTTCAAGGCCGGGCACGACGTCGTACGGCCGGTGAAGCCCGACACGATCGCCAAGTCCCTGGCCATCGGCAACCCGGCCGACGGTCCGTACGTCCTGGACGCGGTCCGGCGGACGGGCGGTGCCATCGAGGACGTCTCCGACGAGGAGGTCATCGAGGGCATCGGGCTCCTCGCCCGTACCGAGGGCATCTTCGGCGAGACGGCCGGTGGCGTCACCCTGGCCTCGCTGCGGAAGCTGGTGGCCTCGGGCGCGCTGGACCCGGCCGCCGAGACGGTCATGATCAACTCCGGCGACGGACTGAAGACTCTCGACGCCGTCGCGGCGGTCGCCCGGCCGTCCGCGAACATCGCCCCTTCGTTCGACGCATTCCGAAAGGCGGGCCTGGCATGA
- a CDS encoding alpha,alpha-trehalose-phosphate synthase (UDP-forming) translates to MADTQVLVASNRGPVSFSLADDGTLSMRRGGGGLVSALAGLSGDILWICATLSDADRAAARRVADGRLDVPDVGAVRMLDIPAGTFHRAYNAVANSTLWFVHHMLFDTPNKPHFDARSRRDWQSYEAYNAAFADALARDASPGAKIAVQDYHLALVPTLLRERRPDVKITHFSHTPWAPPEYYRLLPDDIGRQVLEGILGADHAGFQTERWAEAFLDCCAAVLRASVDRRARTVSHRGHVTRVGVHGLGVDGDALRARAAEPDVTARAAALREQVGDRRLIVRIDRTELSKNIVRGLAAYRELLAKHQEWHGRVVHLAFAYPSRHDLPEYREYTAAVQRIAAEISDEFGRDSWDPLILQVNDDYPRSLAAYGMADVLLVNPIRDGMNLVAKEGPTLSRNGCALVLSGEAGAAGEMCDDAIMVNPYDVTQTAEALHQALLMPPDERAERCKRLAEAATALPPQRWLADQLAALR, encoded by the coding sequence ATGGCTGACACGCAGGTGCTCGTCGCATCCAACCGCGGCCCTGTCTCGTTCTCGCTGGCCGACGACGGGACCCTGTCGATGCGTCGCGGTGGCGGCGGTCTCGTCTCCGCCCTCGCCGGGCTCAGCGGTGACATCCTGTGGATCTGCGCCACTCTGTCGGACGCCGACCGGGCCGCCGCCCGGCGCGTAGCCGACGGGCGGCTGGACGTCCCGGACGTCGGCGCGGTCCGGATGCTGGACATCCCGGCGGGGACGTTCCACCGGGCCTACAACGCGGTCGCCAACTCGACACTGTGGTTCGTGCACCACATGCTGTTCGACACGCCGAACAAGCCGCACTTCGACGCCCGTTCGCGCCGCGACTGGCAGTCCTACGAGGCGTACAACGCGGCGTTCGCGGACGCGCTGGCCCGTGACGCCTCTCCCGGCGCGAAGATCGCCGTGCAGGACTACCACCTCGCGCTCGTCCCCACGCTGCTGCGCGAGCGCAGGCCCGACGTGAAGATCACGCACTTCTCCCACACGCCGTGGGCCCCGCCGGAGTACTACCGGCTGCTGCCGGACGACATCGGGCGGCAGGTCCTGGAGGGCATCCTCGGCGCCGACCACGCCGGCTTCCAGACCGAGCGGTGGGCCGAGGCGTTCCTCGACTGCTGCGCCGCGGTCCTGCGGGCGAGCGTCGACCGCCGGGCGCGTACGGTCTCCCATCGCGGGCACGTCACGCGTGTCGGCGTGCACGGCCTCGGCGTCGACGGCGACGCGCTGCGCGCACGCGCCGCCGAGCCGGACGTGACCGCCCGCGCCGCCGCGCTGCGCGAGCAGGTCGGCGACCGGCGGCTCATCGTGCGCATCGACCGCACCGAGCTGTCCAAGAACATCGTGCGCGGCCTGGCCGCCTACCGCGAGCTGCTCGCCAAGCACCAGGAATGGCACGGCCGGGTCGTGCACCTGGCCTTCGCCTACCCGTCGCGGCACGACCTGCCGGAGTACCGGGAGTACACCGCGGCCGTGCAGCGGATCGCGGCGGAGATCTCCGATGAGTTCGGCCGTGACTCGTGGGATCCGCTGATCCTGCAGGTCAACGACGACTATCCGCGCTCGCTGGCCGCGTACGGGATGGCCGACGTGCTGCTGGTGAACCCGATCCGCGACGGCATGAACCTCGTCGCCAAGGAGGGCCCAACGCTGTCACGGAACGGCTGTGCGCTGGTGCTGTCCGGCGAGGCCGGTGCCGCCGGCGAGATGTGCGACGACGCCATCATGGTGAACCCCTACGACGTGACACAGACCGCCGAGGCGCTGCACCAGGCGCTGCTCATGCCGCCGGACGAGCGCGCCGAGAGGTGCAAGCGCCTCGCCGAGGCGGCCACCGCCCTGCCCCCGCAGCGCTGGCTCGCCGACCAGCTCGCCGCCCTGAGGTAG
- a CDS encoding RNA polymerase sigma factor, with product MAYDERTEELAQRAADGDREALNALLRVIEPDVLRHCARFLPCRQDAEEACQDALMQVARNINRFEGRSRFTTWLHVVVANSARSTYRSLKRRSMEQAGELPEQRPDPRRTSVIAGSRVDILDAMEDLERRKPDLIEALVLRDVSQLEYSEIATQLNLPLGTVKSRIHEARKQVRQSLGDSYT from the coding sequence ATGGCGTACGACGAGCGGACTGAGGAATTGGCTCAGCGGGCCGCCGACGGAGACCGGGAGGCTCTCAACGCACTACTGCGAGTGATCGAGCCCGACGTCCTGCGGCACTGCGCGCGGTTCCTGCCGTGCAGACAGGATGCCGAGGAAGCGTGTCAGGACGCGTTGATGCAGGTGGCAAGGAACATCAACCGTTTCGAGGGCCGGTCGCGCTTCACCACGTGGCTGCACGTCGTGGTGGCCAACTCCGCGCGGTCGACCTACCGCTCGCTCAAGCGCCGCTCGATGGAGCAGGCCGGCGAGCTGCCGGAGCAGCGTCCCGATCCGCGCCGTACGAGCGTCATCGCCGGCTCCCGCGTGGACATCCTCGACGCGATGGAGGACCTGGAGCGCCGCAAGCCCGACCTCATCGAGGCGCTGGTGCTGCGCGACGTGTCCCAGCTGGAGTACAGCGAGATCGCCACCCAGCTCAACCTGCCGCTCGGCACGGTCAAGTCACGGATCCACGAGGCCCGCAAGCAGGTACGCCAGTCCCTCGGCGACAGCTACACCTGA